The following nucleotide sequence is from Flavobacterium sp. N1736.
ATGCTGAAAAGTATGCTGAGCTAAAGTTGCATGGTTTACCTCAATATTAATTTTGAAATCTTTATCTAAACCATATTCACGTAAAAACCCAATTGCTGTTGCAGAATCAAAATCGTATTGGTGTTTTGATGGTTCCATTGGTTTTGGCTCGATAAAGAAAGTTCCTTTAAATCCCTGCGATCTTGCATAATCTCTCGACATCGTTAAAAACTGCGCCATGTGGTCTAATTCTCTGCCCATATCCGTATTTAACAAAGACATATAACCTTCACGACCACCCCAAAAAACATAGTTTTCACCATCTAAGGCAATTGTTGCGTCAAGCGCCAATTTTACTTGTCCGCCCGCTCTTGCCACAACATTAAAATCAGGATTTGTAGCCGCACCGTTCATGAATCTTGGGTTTGAAAAACAGTTAGAAGTTCCCCAAAGCAATTTAATTCCCGACTCTGCTTTTTTCTGTTTTAGATATTCAGTAATCGTAACCAGACGTTTTTCAGATTCTGCAAAAGTTGGTCCTTCGGCAATTAAATCATAATCATGAAAACAGAAATAATCAAAACCCATTTTACTGATAAATTCAAAAGCAGCATCCGCTTTATCTTTCGCCGCCTGAATTGGATCTGAAGACTGATCCCATGCAAATTTTTGTGTTCCCGGACCAAACGGATCACTTCCTTGTCCACAGAACGTGTGCCAGTATGCAATAGCAAATCTAAAATGTTCGCGCATTGTTTTTCCCGCCACAACCTGCTCCGGATTATAGTATTTAAAAGCCAGCGGATTATCCGATTCCTTTCCTTCAAATTTAATCTGACCTATGCCTTTATAGTATTCTTTATTTCCTAAAACTATCATTTTTCTATTATTTATGTGTTAATATTAATTCTAATTCCTGTTTCCATTTTTGATATGCCTTTTCGTATGGCGCCGCATTTTTAAGCGGTAAAAAAGTCATAACGTGATCGTTGGTAGTAATACTCGAACCAAATTTATTATAATCGCCATCTTTTAAACCAACAGCTCTCGCCGCTCCTACTGCGCCCGTTGTATTATAAATTTCGATTTCATGACCAATTAAAGTTGCCACCGTATTTGAGAAAATCTCCGAACGAAATAAATTATCATTTCCGGCTCTAATCACGTTAATCGTCGCATTATCATCCTTTAAACATTCCATTCCGTATACAAACGAAAAAGCAATTCCTTCTAATGAAGCTCGAAATAAATGCGAACTGTTATGAATATTTAAGTTGAGATTTAAAAAATGTGTTCCGATATTTTTATTGTTGAACATACGCTCTGCCCCATTCCCAAACGGAATCACAACAACACCTTCTGAGCCAACATCAATTTTTGAAGCCTTTCTATTCATCGATTCATACGTTTCATCGCCCATATTATTACGCAGCCAGCGATACTGAATTCCTGCGCCGTTTATATTTAAAAGTTTACCAACGCGTGGCAATTTTTCTTCATAATTAACATGTACAAAATTGTTTACTCGTGTACTTTTTCCCGAAGACATTTCGCTCACCGCATAAAATACGCCCGAAGTTCCGCCCGTTGCAGCCACTTCTCCCGGATTTAAAACATTTAAAGCCAACGCATTATTAGGCTGATCTCCGGCTCTGTAAACTACCGGAATCCCAACCGGAAGTCCCGATTCTTTCGCCCCTTTTTCGTTTAATATTCCCTGATTGGTAAAATTTTCGACAATAGTTGGCGTTAAAGATTGGTCGATTCCGTAGTAATCTAACAACCAATTGGCAACCTTGTTTTCTTTATAATCCCAAAGCATTCCTTCAGATAAGCCGTTTTTTGTTGTCGTAATATCTCCCGTCAATTTATACGCGATATAATCTCCCGGCAGCATGTATTTGTAAATCTGATTGTAAATTTCAGGTTCGTTTTCCTTCACCCATTTTAATTTTGAAGCCGTAAAATTTCCCGGAGAATTCAGTAAATGCTCCATACATTTTGCTTCACCAATTTCGGCGAAAGCTTTATTGCCAATTTCAACCGCACGACTGTCGCACCAAATAATCGAATTGCGCAGCGCATCGCCGTTTTTATCCACAATAACCAAACCGTGCATTTGGTACGAAATACCAATTCCCGCAATTTTTGAAGCTTCGATATTAGCTTCGCGAATCGCTCTTTTTGTAGCCGTACAAATGTGCTGCCACCAAATTTCAGGATCCTGTTCTGCCCAGTCAGAATGAAGCGCAACAATTTCCATTTCGTTTTGCGGTTCGTGCAAAACGATTATTTTTTTCCCTGTTTCCGCTTCGACCAAAGCCACTTTTACAGACGAACTTCCAATATCATATCCTATATAATACATAACTTATAATGATTCTCTTAAAATTAAATTTGTTGGCACATAACACTGAACTACTTCATCGTGCGTGATAAATGCTGCTGCTTTTGTTCCTAATTCTCTAAAATCAGTCGAAACGACCGAAATTCCTTTGTATATAAATTTCTTCATTGGCGTTTCGTTATACGACAAAAAACCAACGTCTTTTCCAGGCTCCAAATCCCTCTCTTTGCATTGCTCCAAAAAATGACCTAAAATCCTGTCACTAATGCTGATATAAGCAATTCCTTTTTCAATATTAAACTTTTTTGCATCCGTAATAATTTCCTTTTTAAAATTAAAATCAGCACAAAACTTTTTAAAATAGTCCAGCGTTTCCTTGGGATGATTCGTATAATCTGGATAAACAAATTGTATGCTTTTATACTTTTTAAACAAATCAACCGCATCTTTCAATGAACTGTAAAACGCTTTTCCAAAATCC
It contains:
- the xylA gene encoding xylose isomerase: MIVLGNKEYYKGIGQIKFEGKESDNPLAFKYYNPEQVVAGKTMREHFRFAIAYWHTFCGQGSDPFGPGTQKFAWDQSSDPIQAAKDKADAAFEFISKMGFDYFCFHDYDLIAEGPTFAESEKRLVTITEYLKQKKAESGIKLLWGTSNCFSNPRFMNGAATNPDFNVVARAGGQVKLALDATIALDGENYVFWGGREGYMSLLNTDMGRELDHMAQFLTMSRDYARSQGFKGTFFIEPKPMEPSKHQYDFDSATAIGFLREYGLDKDFKINIEVNHATLAQHTFQHELEVAAKAGMLGSIDANRGDYQNGWDTDQFPNNIQETTEAMLVFLKAGGLQGGGVNFDAKIRRNSTDLEDVFLAHIGGADTFARALLTADKIITSSPYEKLRKERYSSFDSGKGKDFADGKLNLKDLYAIANENGELNLQSGKQELFENIINQYI
- a CDS encoding xylulokinase, translated to MYYIGYDIGSSSVKVALVEAETGKKIIVLHEPQNEMEIVALHSDWAEQDPEIWWQHICTATKRAIREANIEASKIAGIGISYQMHGLVIVDKNGDALRNSIIWCDSRAVEIGNKAFAEIGEAKCMEHLLNSPGNFTASKLKWVKENEPEIYNQIYKYMLPGDYIAYKLTGDITTTKNGLSEGMLWDYKENKVANWLLDYYGIDQSLTPTIVENFTNQGILNEKGAKESGLPVGIPVVYRAGDQPNNALALNVLNPGEVAATGGTSGVFYAVSEMSSGKSTRVNNFVHVNYEEKLPRVGKLLNINGAGIQYRWLRNNMGDETYESMNRKASKIDVGSEGVVVIPFGNGAERMFNNKNIGTHFLNLNLNIHNSSHLFRASLEGIAFSFVYGMECLKDDNATINVIRAGNDNLFRSEIFSNTVATLIGHEIEIYNTTGAVGAARAVGLKDGDYNKFGSSITTNDHVMTFLPLKNAAPYEKAYQKWKQELELILTHK